One Gossypium hirsutum isolate 1008001.06 chromosome A11, Gossypium_hirsutum_v2.1, whole genome shotgun sequence genomic window carries:
- the LOC121209561 gene encoding uncharacterized protein, whose amino-acid sequence MQRDRKSKEPFKRGASKSFSDFPVKKSREEINRTTSVSGRSGRDRPRQSDFRVFDRPVASVSSVQNASRPKCQYCGRYHFGECRTKMGACYKCGATDHLIRDCPRLQKDEVEQKEIQRTIPQRSRRSGQSSATGTTRSGMRESVGRSENRAPARTYAIRAREEATAPDVIADREPETSRGKEKVAD is encoded by the exons atgcagcgggatcgaaaaagtaaagagccattcaaaagaggtgcttctaagtcattttcagattttccagtgaagaaatctagagaagaaattaATCGAACTACATCAGTGTCGGGGAGATCGGGCAGAGATagaccaagacaatctgatttCAGGGTATTCGATAGACCTGTAGCAAGTGTGAGCAGTGTTCAGAATGCTTCACGACCTAAGTGTCAATATTGTGGAAGATATCATTTCGGAGAATGCAGGACTAAGatgggggcttgttataaatgtggggctactgatcatcttattcgagattgtccccGGCTGCAAAAAGATGAAGTGGAACAGAAAGAGATACAGAGAACCATTCCTCAAAGAAGTAGACGTTCGGGCCAGAGCAGTGCTACAGGGACTACCCGTTCGGGTATGAGGGAATCAGTTGGTCGATCAGAGAATAGAGCACCAGCACGTACCTACGCCATTCGAGCAAGGGAAGAAGCTACGGCTCctgatgtaattgctg atcgagaacctgaaacaagtcgaggaaaagaaaaagtagccgattag